A stretch of Helicobacter pylori oki112 DNA encodes these proteins:
- a CDS encoding glycosyltransferase family 8 protein — translation MENLSAENIAKLEETIAPFSAFSSIEFLDITDKELEPRHNYRKLDPLIASEIKKLYLKLNAFSQKRFSKMIMCRFFFASLFPQYEKMIMFDVDTLFVNDISESFFIPLETHYFGAVREKDLIAMNRNSTKDLYELRQMHAKNIGVADAFPNLKEAQILFDNYFNAGFLALNLKSWRKENLENQLMGFFLLKNEKLLFNDQDALCFVCRGRILELPYSYNAHPSFLDTPSFPSIKEARMLHFWGDKPWKLFSVIGAKKWHGALIQTPFKDAYFNAPFLDHLFESFQNKDNEIKRRDERIIEEVQAVQARDKEIQNRDKEIHALNQILSFSDKRHSFEFLLPRLSSKFLIEFLLFKAKQKVKRLIKRVF, via the coding sequence GTGGAGAATTTAAGCGCTGAAAATATAGCCAAATTAGAAGAAACGATCGCTCCTTTTAGCGCTTTTTCTAGCATAGAGTTTTTGGATATTACCGATAAAGAATTAGAACCACGCCACAATTACCGCAAACTTGATCCTTTAATAGCGAGTGAAATTAAAAAATTGTATTTAAAACTCAATGCTTTTTCGCAAAAACGCTTTTCTAAAATGATCATGTGCCGTTTCTTTTTTGCTTCCCTTTTCCCCCAATACGAAAAGATGATCATGTTTGATGTGGACACTTTGTTTGTGAATGATATTAGCGAGAGCTTTTTTATCCCCCTTGAAACGCATTATTTTGGGGCTGTGAGAGAAAAAGATTTGATCGCTATGAACAGGAATTCGACTAAGGATTTATACGAATTGCGCCAAATGCACGCAAAAAACATTGGTGTCGCTGACGCTTTCCCTAATTTAAAAGAAGCTCAAATCCTTTTTGACAACTACTTTAACGCCGGATTCTTAGCCTTAAATTTAAAATCATGGCGTAAAGAAAATCTTGAAAACCAATTGATGGGATTTTTCCTTTTGAAAAATGAAAAACTTTTATTTAACGATCAAGATGCTTTGTGTTTTGTGTGCCGTGGTAGGATTTTAGAATTGCCTTATTCATACAACGCCCACCCTAGTTTCCTTGATACGCCCTCATTCCCTAGCATTAAAGAAGCGCGCATGCTGCATTTTTGGGGCGATAAACCCTGGAAACTCTTCAGCGTCATTGGCGCGAAAAAATGGCATGGAGCGTTGATTCAAACGCCGTTTAAAGACGCCTATTTTAACGCTCCCTTTTTGGATCACCTTTTTGAATCCTTTCAAAACAAGGATAATGAGATCAAAAGAAGAGATGAAAGGATCATTGAAGAAGTTCAAGCGGTTCAAGCAAGAGATAAAGAAATCCAAAACAGGGATAAAGAAATCCACGCTCTTAATCAAATCCTGTCTTTTTCAGACAAACGGCATTCTTTTGAATTTCTTCTGCCTAGGCTTTCTTCTAAATTCCTTATAGAATTTTTGCTTTTTAAAGCCAAACAAAAAGTGAAGCGGTTAATTAAAAGGGTTTTTTAA
- a CDS encoding glycosyltransferase family 8 protein, which yields MQEFIPIVVAFDDHYCIPAGVSLYSMLANAKRERERESKTLL from the coding sequence ATGCAAGAGTTTATCCCTATTGTGGTGGCTTTTGATGACCATTATTGTATTCCTGCTGGCGTGAGCTTGTATTCTATGTTAGCGAACGCCAAACGAGAGAGAGAGAGAGAGAGTAAAACTCTTTTATAA
- the hofA gene encoding outer membrane beta-barrel protein HofA: protein MFNQKVWLGLLALNGVFLNAFEYQISARVGSFSRIAFNQSVINSKKGIYPTGSYVTTTGALQVDSSLLPKGIENHKLGFGVGGEIGALAYDSTKFLIDEANPKAGFQPANWYYMGRWEGYLMQHSQNWTREQKAQNARPYVLYNLYLDYQYKDIFGIKLGRYPSKALFLSGFNQGFEVFYRWKKFKIVWFSTFGRALANEQYIRDFYAPVNYKQKINYGMHNFNLIYENKYIRVAPFIWFYPKNFNAPGFEITHDTKSYWKSGWRIQTTFYAWFPLYSDYLSKDYYRAALVGKKAASLFVFQRVHFRSYLFGWSVYKNFGNGSAQLGWNGSPIDPFYDTKDDTPYEDAYSNFYNANSMTINAFIGKSIKNLLVQLYGKLTYSPRANSQSLGVTFKYNIKKHIYLMLMFNGYQITMHKGYKVGFFTSGYNPNFAQTIQNRSYFMSSMSYRF from the coding sequence ATGTTTAATCAAAAAGTTTGGCTAGGGCTTTTAGCTTTGAATGGGGTTTTTCTCAACGCTTTTGAGTATCAAATCAGCGCGAGAGTGGGATCATTTTCGCGCATCGCTTTCAATCAGTCGGTTATCAATTCAAAAAAAGGGATTTATCCTACAGGGAGTTATGTAACCACTACCGGGGCTTTACAAGTTGATTCTAGTTTGCTCCCTAAAGGGATTGAAAACCACAAACTGGGTTTTGGGGTGGGGGGCGAAATAGGAGCGCTAGCTTATGATTCCACGAAATTTTTGATTGATGAAGCCAACCCTAAGGCAGGGTTTCAGCCGGCGAACTGGTATTACATGGGGCGATGGGAGGGCTATTTGATGCAACACAGCCAAAATTGGACCAGAGAGCAAAAGGCTCAAAACGCCAGGCCTTATGTGTTATACAATTTGTATTTAGATTATCAATATAAGGATATTTTTGGGATTAAATTAGGGCGTTACCCCTCTAAGGCTTTGTTTTTGAGCGGGTTTAATCAAGGGTTTGAGGTTTTTTACCGGTGGAAAAAGTTTAAGATAGTGTGGTTTAGCACCTTTGGAAGGGCTTTAGCTAATGAGCAATACATTAGGGATTTTTACGCCCCTGTCAATTACAAGCAAAAAATCAACTACGGCATGCACAATTTCAACCTCATTTACGAAAATAAATACATTAGGGTCGCGCCTTTTATTTGGTTTTACCCTAAGAATTTTAACGCTCCCGGATTTGAAATCACCCATGATACAAAGTCTTATTGGAAATCTGGTTGGCGCATCCAAACGACTTTTTACGCATGGTTCCCCCTTTATAGCGATTATTTGTCTAAAGATTATTACAGAGCCGCTTTAGTGGGTAAAAAAGCAGCGAGTTTGTTTGTGTTTCAAAGGGTGCATTTTCGATCTTATCTTTTTGGCTGGAGCGTGTATAAGAATTTTGGGAACGGGAGCGCTCAATTAGGCTGGAACGGCTCACCAATTGATCCTTTTTATGACACTAAAGATGACACCCCTTATGAAGACGCTTATTCCAATTTTTACAACGCAAATTCTATGACCATTAACGCTTTTATAGGGAAGAGTATTAAGAATCTTTTGGTGCAATTGTATGGGAAATTGACCTATTCCCCAAGGGCCAATTCGCAAAGCTTAGGGGTTACTTTTAAATATAACATTAAAAAACATATCTATTTAATGCTAATGTTTAATGGCTATCAAATCACGATGCATAAGGGCTATAAGGTAGGGTTTTTTACAAGCGGTTACAACCCCAATTTCGCTCAAACCATTCAAAACAGAAGCTATTTTATGAGCTCTATGAGTTATCGTTTTTAA
- the htpG gene encoding molecular chaperone HtpG — protein MSNQEYTFQTEINQLLDLMIHSLYSNKEIFLRELISNASDALDKLNYLMLTDEKLKGLNITPSIHLSFDSQKKTLTIKDNGIGMDKNDLIEHLGTIAKSGTKSFLSALSGDKKKDSALIGQFGVGFYSAFMVASKIVVQTKKVTSEQAYAWVSDGKGKFEISECVKEEQGTEITLFLKDEDSHFASRWEIDGVVKKYSEHIPFPIFLTYTDTKFEGEGDNKKEIKEEKCEQINQASALWKMNKSELKDKDYKEFYQSFAHDNSEPLSYIHNKVEGSLEYTTLFYIPSKAPFDLFRVDYKSGVKLYVKRVFITDDDKELLPSYLRFVKGVIDSEDLPLNVSREILQQNKILANIRSASVKKILSEIERLSKDNKNYHKFYEPFGKVLKEGLYGDFENKEKLLELLRFYSKDKEKLISLKEYKENLKENQKSIYYLLGENLDLLKASPLLEKYAQKGYDVLLLSDEIDAFVMPGVNEYDKTPFKDASHSESLKELGLEEIRDEVKDQFKDLMKAFEENLKDEIKGVELSNHLTSAVALIGDEQNVMMANWMRQMGQSVPESKKTLELNPNHAILQKLLKCEDKEQLSAFIWLLYDGAKLLEKGALKDAKSFNERLNSVLLKAL, from the coding sequence ATGTCTAATCAAGAATACACCTTCCAAACTGAAATCAACCAGCTTTTGGATTTGATGATCCACTCTTTGTATTCTAATAAAGAGATTTTTTTAAGAGAGTTGATTTCTAACGCGAGCGACGCTTTGGACAAGCTGAATTATTTAATGCTGACTGATGAAAAATTAAAAGGGCTGAATATCACGCCTAGCATTCATTTGAGTTTTGATAGCCAGAAAAAAACCTTAACGATTAAAGATAATGGTATAGGCATGGATAAAAACGATCTCATTGAGCATCTAGGCACGATCGCTAAATCAGGCACGAAGAGTTTTTTAAGCGCTTTGAGTGGGGATAAGAAAAAAGATAGCGCTTTAATTGGTCAGTTTGGCGTGGGCTTTTATTCAGCGTTTATGGTAGCGAGCAAGATTGTCGTTCAAACCAAGAAAGTTACTAGCGAGCAAGCTTATGCATGGGTGAGCGATGGTAAGGGCAAGTTTGAAATCAGCGAATGCGTTAAAGAGGAGCAAGGCACAGAAATCACCCTCTTTTTAAAAGATGAAGATTCTCATTTTGCGAGCCGTTGGGAGATTGATGGCGTTGTTAAAAAGTATTCTGAGCATATCCCTTTCCCTATTTTTTTAACTTACACCGATACAAAATTTGAGGGCGAAGGGGATAATAAAAAAGAAATTAAAGAAGAAAAGTGCGAGCAGATCAATCAAGCGAGCGCTTTATGGAAAATGAATAAGAGCGAATTAAAAGACAAAGATTACAAAGAGTTTTACCAATCGTTTGCGCATGATAACAGTGAACCTTTGAGTTATATCCATAATAAAGTGGAAGGCTCTTTAGAATACACAACGCTTTTTTACATCCCTAGCAAAGCGCCCTTTGATTTGTTTAGGGTGGATTATAAAAGCGGGGTCAAACTTTATGTTAAAAGGGTGTTTATCACTGATGATGACAAAGAATTGTTGCCCTCTTATTTGAGGTTTGTTAAAGGCGTGATTGACAGCGAAGATTTGCCCTTGAACGTAAGCCGTGAAATCTTACAGCAGAATAAGATTTTAGCCAATATCCGTTCGGCTTCAGTGAAAAAGATTTTAAGCGAGATTGAGCGCTTGAGCAAGGATAACAAGAATTACCATAAATTCTATGAGCCTTTCGGGAAAGTGTTAAAAGAAGGCTTGTATGGGGATTTTGAAAACAAAGAAAAACTTTTAGAATTGTTAAGATTCTATTCTAAAGACAAAGAAAAATTGATCTCTTTAAAAGAATACAAAGAAAATTTAAAAGAAAATCAAAAAAGCATTTACTACCTTTTAGGCGAAAATTTAGACTTACTAAAGGCGTCCCCGCTTTTAGAAAAATACGCTCAAAAAGGCTATGATGTTTTGTTATTGAGCGATGAAATTGATGCGTTTGTGATGCCAGGCGTGAATGAATACGATAAAACGCCCTTTAAAGACGCTAGCCATAGCGAGAGTTTGAAAGAGCTTGGTTTGGAAGAAATCCGTGATGAGGTAAAAGATCAGTTTAAAGATTTAATGAAAGCGTTTGAAGAAAATCTTAAAGATGAGATTAAAGGCGTAGAGCTTTCCAATCATCTCACTTCAGCGGTGGCTTTAATAGGCGATGAACAAAATGTGATGATGGCTAATTGGATGCGCCAAATGGGCCAAAGCGTGCCTGAAAGCAAGAAAACTTTAGAATTAAACCCTAACCATGCGATTTTGCAAAAACTCTTAAAATGCGAAGATAAAGAGCAGTTGAGCGCTTTTATCTGGTTGCTCTATGATGGGGCAAAGCTTTTAGAAAAAGGGGCCTTAAAAGACGCTAAAAGTTTTAATGAGCGCCTAAATAGCGTGCTGTTGAAAGCGTTGTAG
- the hcpA gene encoding Sel1-like repeat protein HcpA has translation MLGSVQKTLFGVLCLGALFLKGLMAEPDAKELVNLGIESTKKQDFAQAKTHFEKACELKNGFGCVFLGAFYEEGKGVGKDLKKAIQFYTKGCELNDGYGCRLLGNLYYNGQGVSKDAKKASQYYSKSCELNHAEGCTVLGNLHHYGVGTPKDLRKALDLYEKACDLKDSPGCINAGYMYGVAKNFKEAIVRYSKACELKDGRGCYNLGVMQYNAQGTAKDEKQAVENFKRSCKLGVKEACDALKELKIEL, from the coding sequence ATGCTAGGAAGCGTTCAAAAAACCCTTTTTGGGGTCTTGTGTTTGGGTGCGTTGTTTTTGAAGGGGTTAATGGCAGAGCCAGACGCTAAAGAGCTTGTGAATTTAGGTATAGAGAGCACAAAGAAGCAAGATTTCGCTCAAGCTAAAACGCATTTTGAAAAAGCGTGTGAGTTAAAAAATGGCTTTGGGTGTGTTTTTTTAGGGGCGTTCTATGAAGAAGGGAAAGGAGTGGGAAAAGACTTGAAAAAAGCCATCCAATTTTACACTAAAGGTTGTGAATTAAATGATGGTTATGGGTGCCGCCTGCTAGGCAATTTATACTATAACGGACAAGGCGTGTCTAAAGACGCCAAAAAAGCCTCACAATACTACTCTAAATCTTGTGAATTAAACCATGCTGAAGGGTGTACGGTCTTAGGAAACCTACACCATTATGGCGTAGGTACGCCTAAGGATTTAAGAAAGGCTCTTGATTTGTATGAAAAAGCTTGCGATTTAAAAGACAGCCCCGGGTGCATTAATGCGGGATACATGTATGGTGTAGCAAAGAATTTTAAGGAGGCTATTGTTCGTTATTCTAAAGCATGCGAATTGAAAGATGGCAGGGGGTGTTATAATTTAGGGGTTATGCAATACAACGCCCAAGGCACAGCAAAAGATGAAAAGCAAGCGGTAGAAAACTTTAAAAGAAGTTGCAAATTAGGCGTTAAAGAAGCATGCGACGCTCTCAAGGAATTAAAAATAGAACTTTAA